The Rhodothermales bacterium genomic sequence ATCGCCGCGAATCGTCATCGAAGGGGTGCCAGATCATGTCGGCAATCCGCGGCGTGCCTTCCGGAATGCCGTCAAACCGCATGACAACGGGTAAATTCCAGGTACGTCCACCCAGCGTGGTATCCCGGCGAGCCGTCACGTAGACGTGCATACGCCGGTCCTGGACGACCGATGTCGCACCTCCGGCAATCGGAATATGGGCGGCAGGACGGCCGGAAAGGTCCAGGATGTGCAGCCCCGTGGCGTCGGTCACGTACAGCAGTTCATCGTAGCCCACATAGACGTCCGTGGGTTCGACAAGCGCCCCGTTCCCACCCTGCGAAAAGAAGGGAAACAGGGGGATGTAGTCGACTTCCTTGAGCGCCGTCGGCTCCTGACGCGCCGCATCGAAAATCTCGTCCGTCGTCGCATCGGACTTCGAACCGAAAACGGCATCGCATCCGACCAACAGGACCGGGGTCAGGATGAGCAGGGCTATGGCAGGGAAACGGGTCACAATCACAGCGTCAGGTTCAGTCCAATCCGGTTTACGTTGCCCAACCGTTCCAGCCGGTTGAATCCATAGTCGAAACGGAGATCAGGGCCACCAACGGGGACCCGGAGACCCACTCCGAAACTGGGGGTCGTGTACTCCTCGATTCCGAAGCGGTAGCCGGTACGCAAATACAACATCCGGTTCCAGCCGTACTCCAGACCGACATTCCAGTTCTCGGCATTGTCATTGGGGTTGTTCAACTGTGCCGAGATATCCAGCGACTGCGAGGCATGATCATCCAACACACGGTAGACGACCGCCAGATGGAAGGTCGTGGGCGGAGTGAGCGCTTCGAACTCCGTCTCGATCACCTGGGGGTTCGGTGCAATGACCCGCCGTTCCAGTTCTCCCTCAGGCGTGCCGTCCAGTCCGAAGTTGCGGACGCTGACGGCCAGGTCAAGGCCGGACGTGCCTACCGCGTAGAAGAATCCGACATCGAACACCACGGTCGAGGCCACCAGTCCCGCTACACTTTCCCGTACGTATTTCGACGTGACCCCGTACGAGAAGAGGTCCGTCAACTGTTGGGAGAAGGAAAGACCCACGGCCATGTCCCGCAGGCGGAACGTCTGACCGGTCCCGAAAGGCTGGAATTCCGTGGTGACATCCATCTCTCCCGAGTCCATGGTCTGGATACTGGCACCCACCACCATGTTCGTTCCGGAAATCGGATACACAAGTCCAGCGAAATCAAGGGATACGTCCACGAAGTAGGCCGTATGGTAGAAGCCTGCCTGGATTCCCGGCGAGCGGGCAATCAAGGCCGGATTCCAGTAGAGCGCCCCGACGTCAGACGCACTGGCGACAACCGTCTGACCCAGCGCGGCGGAGCGGGCATCGACGGGAATCTTCAGGAACTGGAAACCGGACGTGCCGGCCCGTTCACCTCCGAGGGAAGGCAGGAGTTGGGCGTGGAGCGGTCCACTGGCCAGGAAGGCAAGGCCGAAAAACACGACAAGTACAGGCAGGAATCGCTTCATCATCAGAATCGGAAAGCCACCCCGAGCATGATATGGCGCTGAGGCAGGAATCGGGCCGGATTCAAGGGCGGAAGTCCGGCCGAATCCGGGTCATCATACCGGAGGTCACGGGTGCCGGAGGAGACGTCGTATTCGGGATTGCCCCGAAGCGATGCCATGTTGACGGCGTTGGGGTCGATGTCCGGATAGGCTTTTCCGGTCACCGGATTCACGATGATGCTGTTCTGCTGGTTGAACAGGTTCGTGACAGCAAGGGAGAAGACCACATTGGTACCGGCCATGGGCACCGTTTTCTGCACGTTCAGGTCGAACCACCACCAGGCTGCTCCGATTTCGGAGTAGCGCTTGGCAGGATCCTGGACGGTTTCATAGATGGGGCGCCAGTCACGCTCACCCGTGAACGGATTTACGTCGTTGCCCTTGAACTCGACCGGGGTGTAGCGCTGGCCGCTCCGATAGGTCGTGGACACATACGTGCGGAGGTTTCGCGTCCCCGGAATACCGAACAGTCGCTCATCGGCGCCGCGCGTAAGCGTCACAGAGGCCTTCACGTCCAACGGGCGATCCCAGGCCAGCGGCGTTTCGAAGGTATTGTCGATGTTGCCGTTCTGCAGGAATTGGCTGAGCGCCTCGTTGTTGGTGGAACTCAGGCCGGTTGCACGGGACCAGGATGCGGACAGTTGTCCCAGGAACCAGGTGCCAATGCGCTTCTGGTAGCTTGCTTCGAGTCCCCGGACGCGGG encodes the following:
- a CDS encoding PorV/PorQ family protein; this encodes MMKRFLPVLVVFFGLAFLASGPLHAQLLPSLGGERAGTSGFQFLKIPVDARSAALGQTVVASASDVGALYWNPALIARSPGIQAGFYHTAYFVDVSLDFAGLVYPISGTNMVVGASIQTMDSGEMDVTTEFQPFGTGQTFRLRDMAVGLSFSQQLTDLFSYGVTSKYVRESVAGLVASTVVFDVGFFYAVGTSGLDLAVSVRNFGLDGTPEGELERRVIAPNPQVIETEFEALTPPTTFHLAVVYRVLDDHASQSLDISAQLNNPNDNAENWNVGLEYGWNRMLYLRTGYRFGIEEYTTPSFGVGLRVPVGGPDLRFDYGFNRLERLGNVNRIGLNLTL